A window of the Lolium perenne isolate Kyuss_39 chromosome 7, Kyuss_2.0, whole genome shotgun sequence genome harbors these coding sequences:
- the LOC127311242 gene encoding uncharacterized protein encodes MAAADDLARRIVAFFPLPPPPQKQQLSEVAAAVLSAGGRLGRAVGDVFRRLRIDDSLDIAFGQRNGRTSGGGKADDARSKGGLTAGASPDHPETSGRFARSQGSMILSAAFDSRTNDVESSVAARGDLWRAEASHTSSSRRADGGAAPLFLVQLGPLLFLRDTTLLFPVHLSKRHLVWYGFERKNGVHSVCPAYWSAQRKWFFMSMICLNPVACSFMDMQFPNGQLRYVAGDGFTARGFVPIGGGGILQAHGKFPGEKRVSFSYKNGSGGSITPTVQWPDKSLSLGLVQVLSWKRCGLILQPALQLSMCPTFGGSHPGLSMELDHSVSENASVACGYSRTTSPSAYASVSIGRSKLNSGAVSSGLMFIVDAPLHGFGRPWFSIQMNSGLEF; translated from the exons ATGGCCGCCGCCGATGATCTCGCCCGCAGAATCGTAGCCTTCTTCCCTCTCCCCCCGCCTCCGCAGAAGCAGCAGCTCTCCGAAGTAGCCGCCGCAGTCCTAAGCGCGGGTGGCCGCCTCGGCCGCGCCGTGGGCGACGTCTTCCGCCGCCTGCGCATCGACGACAGCCTCGACATCGCCTTCGGGCAGCGGAACGGGAGAACCTCCGGAGGCGGAAAGGCCGATGACGCGCGGAGCAAGGGAGGGCTCACGGCCGGGGCGTCGCCCGATCATCCTGAGACCTCCGGGCGGTTCGCGCGGTCGCAGGGGAGCATGATCCTGTCGGCGGCGTTCGACAGCAGGACGAACGACGTGGAGAGCTCGGTGGCGGCGCGCGGCGACCTCTGGCGCGCGGAGGCGTCGCACACCAGCAGCAGCAGACGCGCCGACGGCGGCGCAGCGCCGCTGTTCCTGGTGCAGCTCGGGCCGTTGCTCTTCCTTCGCGACACCACGCTGCTGTTCCCGGTGCACCTCTCCAAGCGCCACCTTGTCTGGTACGGCTTCGAGCGCAAG AACGGAGTGCATTCTGTGTGCCCTGCTTACTGGTCAGCTCAACGGAAATGGTTCTTCATGTCCATGATCTGCCTCAACCCTGTTGCTTGC TCGTTCATGGACATGCAATTCCCAAACGGGCAACTGAGATACGTGGCCGGCGACGGGTTCACGGCGCGCGGCTTCGTCCctatcggcggcggcggcattcTCCAGGCCCACGGAAAATTCCCAGGAGAGAAGAGAGTTAGCTTCTCCTACAAG AACGGGAGCGGAGGCAGCATAACTCCAACCGTCCAGTGGCCCGACAAGTCCCTCTCGCTGGGGCTAGTCCAGGTGCTCTCCTGGAAGAGGTGTGGCCTCATACTGCAGCCTGCACTACAGTTGAG CATGTGCCCTACATTTGGTGGGAGCCACCCCGGATTGTCCATGGAGTTGGACCACTCAGTGAGCGAAAATGCTAGTGTTGCTTGTGGCTACTCTCGAACTACTTCCCCTTCCGCCTATGCTTCCGTATCG ATCGGAAGATCAAAGCTGAATAGCGGTGCGGTAAGCTCGGGGTTAATGTTCATAGTAGACGCCCCTCTCCATGGTTTTGGTCGGCCATGGTTCTCGATTCAGATGAACAGTGGGCTCGAGTTCTGA